A window of Thermococcus sp. MV5 contains these coding sequences:
- a CDS encoding DUF123 domain-containing protein, translating to MKGGYFLVIYLEKSQNIRTKAKGFSLKKGYYVYVGSAMRSLEKRVSRHFKKKKRFHWHIDYLLDKAQLIDAYLIPTNAKIEEKLSQALNSAVTGIEGFGASDVAVKTNLYYFGDTPPYEVLTNILNSMKLRWKRVKNPRDIMEWREENVEDR from the coding sequence ATGAAGGGAGGATATTTTCTTGTAATCTACCTTGAAAAGAGCCAAAATATAAGGACTAAGGCTAAGGGATTTAGTTTGAAGAAGGGATATTATGTTTATGTAGGCTCTGCAATGAGATCCCTTGAAAAGAGGGTTTCAAGACATTTTAAAAAGAAGAAACGTTTTCATTGGCATATAGATTATCTCCTTGATAAAGCACAGCTTATCGATGCTTATTTAATCCCGACTAATGCAAAGATCGAAGAAAAACTCTCTCAGGCATTGAATAGTGCTGTTACAGGCATTGAAGGTTTTGGAGCGAGTGACGTAGCCGTAAAAACAAATTTATATTACTTTGGGGATACTCCTCCTTATGAGGTACTAACTAACATCCTGAACTCTATGAAGTTAAGGTGGAAAAGGGTTAAAAATCCTCGGGATATTATGGAGTGGAGGGAAGAGAATGTTGAAGATAGGTAG
- a CDS encoding AMP phosphorylase — translation MRAKVRTLDIETGRFLVFINEEDAKNAKLHPEDLIKVETAKRTIYGNVVISSMVKPGEIGVTKDMLRAYSFSDGELVNIVPGGTPESVRYIKKKMNGQKLKKVEIEAIIKDIVDRKLRDVEISSFVTSLEINGLDMDEIAWLTTAMAETGDMLDIDRKPIMDVHSIGGVPGNKTNILVVPIVAAAGLTIPKTSSRAITSAAGTADVVEVLAPVTHSLDEIKRIVEKIGACLVWGGALNLAPADDLTIKAERTLSIDPRGLMLASIMSKKYAMGSQYVLIDIPTGEGVKVEKIEDARSLAKDFIELGKRLGQYVETAITYGGQPIGHTIGPALEAKEALETIITGKGPGSLVEKATGLAGILLEMGGVAPAGMGKKIAREILESGKAYEKLKEIIAEQGGNPNVKPGDIPIGDKTYTFVAQTSGYITRIDNRAITTIARAAGAPEDKGSGMILHVKVGEKVKEGDPLFTIHAESETRLDQAIIQARRMDPIRIEGMVLQRIGNL, via the coding sequence ATGAGGGCAAAAGTGAGGACACTTGATATTGAGACGGGAAGGTTCCTAGTTTTTATTAATGAAGAAGATGCTAAAAATGCCAAGCTTCATCCTGAAGACTTAATAAAAGTGGAAACAGCGAAGAGAACAATATATGGGAATGTAGTTATAAGCAGCATGGTTAAACCAGGTGAAATTGGAGTTACAAAGGATATGCTAAGGGCTTACAGCTTTTCTGATGGAGAACTTGTGAATATAGTTCCTGGTGGAACTCCGGAAAGTGTTCGTTATATCAAGAAAAAGATGAACGGCCAAAAATTAAAAAAAGTTGAAATAGAAGCAATAATAAAGGATATCGTAGACAGAAAACTAAGAGATGTTGAGATAAGCTCTTTTGTAACGTCCTTAGAGATAAATGGGCTTGACATGGATGAAATAGCATGGCTAACCACTGCAATGGCCGAAACTGGTGATATGCTGGATATCGATAGAAAACCAATTATGGACGTTCACAGCATTGGAGGGGTACCTGGCAACAAAACCAATATACTTGTAGTGCCAATTGTAGCCGCTGCAGGCTTAACAATTCCTAAGACATCTTCTAGGGCAATAACAAGTGCCGCAGGAACTGCAGATGTTGTAGAAGTCCTCGCGCCAGTAACTCACTCTCTAGACGAAATTAAGAGAATCGTGGAGAAAATCGGGGCATGCTTGGTATGGGGCGGTGCCCTCAATTTGGCTCCTGCTGACGATTTAACAATAAAAGCCGAAAGAACTTTGAGTATTGATCCTAGAGGATTAATGCTTGCTAGTATAATGTCAAAGAAATATGCGATGGGTTCTCAATATGTTCTGATTGATATCCCTACAGGAGAGGGAGTAAAAGTTGAGAAAATAGAAGATGCTAGGTCCTTGGCAAAGGACTTTATAGAACTTGGAAAGAGACTTGGACAATATGTAGAAACTGCCATAACATACGGTGGACAACCCATTGGGCACACTATAGGACCAGCCCTTGAGGCAAAAGAAGCTCTGGAGACAATAATAACAGGGAAGGGCCCAGGAAGTTTAGTGGAAAAGGCAACTGGATTAGCAGGAATATTGCTTGAAATGGGGGGTGTTGCCCCAGCAGGTATGGGAAAGAAAATCGCTAGGGAGATTTTAGAGAGTGGCAAGGCCTATGAGAAGCTTAAAGAGATAATAGCAGAACAGGGTGGAAATCCAAATGTAAAGCCAGGGGATATTCCAATAGGTGATAAAACGTACACCTTCGTGGCTCAGACCTCTGGATATATAACTAGGATTGATAATAGGGCCATCACTACAATAGCTAGGGCTGCAGGTGCTCCTGAAGATAAAGGATCAGGAATGATATTGCATGTAAAAGTAGGGGAGAAGGTAAAAGAGGGAGATCCACTTTTCACAATACATGCAGAAAGCGAAACACGACTAGATCAAGCTATAATACAAGCAAGAAGAATGGATCCAATAAGGATAGAGGGCATGGTTTTACAAAGAATTGGGAACCTTTAG
- a CDS encoding DEAD/DEAH box helicase, protein MYLRKDLIQPRLYQEVIYAKCKDKNSLVVLPTGLGKTLIAQMIADYRLSKYGGKVLMLAPTKPLALQHRESFLRLFNIPEEKINTLTGEIPPEKRAEIWRKSIIITATPQTIENDLVVGRINLEDVVLLIFDEAHRAVGNYGYVYIAKEYMRESKHPLILGLTASPGSDEIKIKAIVKNLFIEHIELRTENSPDVKPYVQGIKFEWLKVKLPEIYKDVRKLLREMLKDSLKPLAGAGLLDSYSPDIPKKEVLKVGKIINAEMAKGNYEVGKLMLYQAKALKLHHAIELLETQGLSALRGYLKKLYEEARKGRTKSTKEIIQDPRMKKAIALLLQAKELGLDHPKLDKLKEIIKEQLDKKPSSKIIVFTNYRDTAKKIVEELLEEPIKAMRFVGQASKENDKGLSQKKQKQILDLFSKGEFNVLVATSVGEEGLDVPEVDLVIFYEPVPSAIRSIQRKGRTGRHKPGKVIILMAKGTRDEAYYWSSRHKEKQMISLLKKVEDMVKKEKQSSLLGFVKSKEKKTSETDVKEVEEKIEVSKEEVYEKLPIKPIFVRKPKGIVVYVDSRELKSQVPKMLKELGVHLEIKTLDIGDYIVSEDVAIERKAANDFIQSIIDGRLFDQARRLKEAYLKPIIIIEGELYGIRNIHPNAIRGALAALTVDWDIPILFAKDPSEVANYIYLIAKREQEERKKEIAVRSEKKALTLADRQRLIVEGLPYVSAVLARRLLRHFGSVERVFTAKESELTQVEGIGEKIAREIRKVITAPYEEEK, encoded by the coding sequence ATGTATTTGCGGAAAGACCTTATACAGCCAAGGCTTTATCAAGAGGTAATCTATGCAAAGTGTAAAGACAAAAATAGTCTAGTTGTTCTACCAACAGGACTAGGAAAGACTCTAATAGCCCAAATGATAGCAGATTACCGCCTTTCCAAATATGGAGGAAAAGTCCTAATGCTAGCCCCTACAAAGCCTCTAGCCCTCCAACATAGGGAGAGTTTCCTGAGGCTCTTTAACATCCCAGAAGAAAAAATAAACACTTTAACAGGAGAAATTCCTCCTGAAAAAAGGGCAGAAATATGGAGAAAAAGCATTATAATTACAGCTACTCCTCAAACTATAGAGAACGATCTTGTTGTTGGTAGAATAAACCTCGAAGATGTGGTTTTGCTTATCTTTGATGAGGCCCATAGAGCTGTTGGAAACTACGGATATGTATATATCGCAAAAGAATACATGAGAGAATCAAAGCATCCTCTTATTCTGGGTTTAACGGCTTCTCCTGGGAGCGACGAGATAAAAATAAAAGCTATTGTGAAGAACCTATTCATAGAACACATTGAACTCAGAACAGAAAATTCTCCTGATGTAAAGCCCTATGTACAAGGAATAAAGTTCGAATGGCTCAAAGTCAAACTTCCTGAGATTTATAAAGACGTTAGAAAGCTTTTGCGTGAAATGCTCAAAGACTCTCTAAAACCTCTTGCTGGAGCGGGGTTACTCGATAGTTATTCCCCCGACATACCAAAGAAAGAAGTCCTAAAGGTAGGTAAAATAATAAACGCCGAAATGGCAAAAGGTAATTACGAAGTAGGAAAACTTATGCTATACCAAGCTAAAGCTTTAAAGCTTCACCACGCGATAGAATTGCTTGAGACCCAAGGATTATCCGCCCTAAGAGGATACTTAAAAAAGCTCTATGAAGAAGCGAGGAAGGGCAGAACAAAATCTACCAAAGAGATCATCCAAGACCCAAGAATGAAAAAAGCAATAGCTCTTCTCCTACAGGCCAAGGAGCTCGGACTTGATCATCCAAAACTCGATAAGTTGAAGGAAATTATAAAAGAACAACTAGATAAGAAACCATCCTCAAAAATAATTGTCTTTACAAATTACCGTGACACTGCAAAGAAAATTGTGGAAGAGCTTCTAGAAGAACCTATTAAAGCCATGCGTTTCGTTGGACAAGCCAGCAAAGAAAATGACAAGGGTCTAAGTCAGAAAAAACAAAAACAGATTTTAGACCTTTTTTCTAAGGGAGAGTTCAACGTTTTAGTTGCCACCAGTGTTGGAGAGGAAGGCCTAGACGTGCCAGAGGTAGATTTAGTAATTTTTTATGAGCCCGTACCCTCTGCCATTCGAAGCATTCAAAGGAAGGGAAGAACTGGACGACACAAACCCGGTAAAGTAATTATTTTAATGGCAAAGGGGACAAGAGATGAGGCCTATTACTGGAGTTCCCGTCATAAGGAAAAACAAATGATTTCTCTTTTAAAGAAGGTGGAAGATATGGTTAAAAAAGAGAAACAATCCTCTCTTCTTGGATTTGTGAAGTCAAAAGAGAAGAAAACAAGTGAAACAGATGTAAAAGAGGTAGAAGAAAAAATCGAAGTCTCAAAAGAGGAAGTCTATGAAAAACTTCCCATAAAACCCATTTTTGTAAGAAAACCAAAGGGCATTGTGGTGTATGTCGATTCTCGTGAACTTAAAAGTCAAGTTCCTAAAATGTTAAAGGAACTCGGGGTGCACTTGGAAATCAAAACACTTGACATCGGAGACTACATAGTTAGTGAAGATGTTGCTATAGAAAGAAAAGCTGCTAATGACTTTATTCAGTCAATAATAGATGGACGGCTTTTTGACCAAGCAAGACGCTTGAAAGAGGCCTATCTAAAACCCATAATTATCATTGAAGGTGAACTTTACGGAATTAGAAATATTCATCCAAATGCCATTAGAGGTGCTCTAGCGGCCCTAACCGTAGACTGGGACATTCCTATACTATTTGCCAAAGACCCAAGTGAGGTAGCAAACTACATATACTTAATAGCAAAACGGGAACAAGAAGAAAGAAAAAAGGAGATCGCAGTCAGAAGCGAGAAAAAAGCATTAACTCTGGCAGATCGACAACGCCTAATAGTGGAGGGTCTCCCTTATGTGTCTGCAGTTCTTGCAAGAAGACTTTTACGACATTTCGGAAGTGTAGAGCGAGTTTTCACTGCAAAAGAGAGTGAACTTACACAAGTAGAGGGAATAGGTGAAAAAATAGCTAGAGAAATAAGAAAGGTTATTACCGCCCCTTATGAAGAGGAGAAATAG
- a CDS encoding DUF134 domain-containing protein, translated as MGRGRGRRRKMRFIGLIPEVRHFYPAKPPFGPPQPPVFMTYEEFEVLRLVDYEGLTQEEAGQRMGVSRGTVWRALASARKKVAQMLVEGRELIILAQGNEIPKEELP; from the coding sequence ATGGGAAGAGGTAGGGGTCGGAGAAGGAAAATGCGTTTTATAGGCCTTATTCCTGAGGTTAGACACTTTTATCCGGCTAAACCTCCATTTGGTCCTCCTCAACCTCCAGTCTTCATGACATATGAGGAGTTTGAGGTATTGAGATTGGTGGATTATGAAGGATTAACGCAGGAAGAGGCTGGCCAGAGAATGGGTGTTTCGAGAGGAACAGTGTGGAGGGCACTAGCATCAGCGAGAAAAAAAGTTGCTCAAATGCTCGTTGAGGGAAGAGAGTTGATAATTCTTGCCCAAGGAAATGAAATTCCGAAAGAGGAATTACCTTAA
- a CDS encoding DUF257 family protein, whose amino-acid sequence MSTISTLLENLKFGESILIEHSSTAPVHILFYELIKWAELNSYPILIDDFLDSLYLYKKHIKLSGLSNQPINNVVVIKLGGILEVGHVIGKVSVSESTILQKEYDYVFERVPHKRFLNIVVGFDKYLFLLQEKKELLSALHDILKYVGNKRRIAFYFINQDLIEVAAPAALPILEEGFTRVVRIGRNESAPPTVKLLKSIVD is encoded by the coding sequence ATGTCAACCATTAGCACATTGCTAGAAAATCTAAAGTTTGGAGAGAGCATATTGATAGAACACTCATCAACCGCTCCAGTGCATATCCTCTTTTACGAACTTATAAAGTGGGCAGAGCTAAATTCGTACCCCATTCTCATCGATGATTTCTTAGATTCTCTCTACCTATATAAGAAACATATAAAACTCTCTGGTCTGTCAAACCAGCCAATAAATAATGTAGTAGTGATAAAATTAGGGGGTATCTTAGAAGTAGGGCATGTTATAGGGAAGGTTTCAGTAAGTGAGAGCACTATTTTACAAAAAGAATATGACTATGTTTTTGAAAGAGTACCACATAAGAGATTCCTAAATATTGTAGTGGGATTTGACAAGTATTTGTTCCTGCTCCAAGAGAAAAAAGAGTTATTAAGTGCTCTTCATGATATCCTAAAATATGTTGGAAATAAAAGGAGAATAGCATTTTACTTCATAAATCAAGATCTAATAGAGGTTGCCGCTCCCGCAGCACTTCCAATTCTAGAAGAGGGATTCACAAGAGTAGTGAGAATAGGAAGAAATGAAAGTGCTCCTCCAACAGTCAAACTATTAAAATCCATAGTAGACTGA
- the minD gene encoding cell division ATPase MinD, producing the protein MGRSIVFASGKGGTGKTTTIANVGVALAQFGKEVIIIDADITMANLSLILGMEDIPITLHDVLSGEAELNDAIYEGPAGVKVIPGGLSLEKIKKAKNPERLRELMREISSLADFILIDAPAGLEMTSITALLIGKELILVTNPEISAITDSLKTKLVAEKLGTLPLGAVLNRVTSEKTELSKEDIETILDVPVLMVIPEDPEVKRASAYGIPLVVKNPTSPAAIAYKQLAAKLAGIRYSPPRPESPIKRVFRALFGGSRR; encoded by the coding sequence GTGGGTAGGTCAATTGTTTTCGCTTCTGGAAAGGGAGGCACTGGTAAAACCACGACAATAGCTAATGTTGGTGTTGCTTTGGCCCAATTTGGGAAGGAAGTTATAATCATAGATGCGGATATTACGATGGCAAATTTGAGTTTAATTTTAGGGATGGAAGATATACCAATAACTCTGCATGATGTTCTTTCTGGCGAAGCAGAACTCAACGATGCCATATATGAGGGACCAGCGGGTGTCAAGGTCATACCTGGTGGTTTAAGTTTAGAGAAGATTAAAAAAGCAAAAAATCCAGAGCGATTAAGAGAACTCATGAGGGAAATTTCATCATTGGCAGATTTTATACTGATAGATGCTCCTGCAGGACTGGAGATGACGTCTATAACAGCTTTGCTTATAGGAAAAGAACTTATTTTAGTTACTAATCCGGAGATATCAGCTATAACTGATTCTCTCAAAACAAAACTTGTGGCAGAAAAACTGGGTACTCTTCCACTGGGGGCAGTACTAAATAGAGTAACTAGTGAAAAGACAGAGCTCTCTAAAGAAGATATTGAGACTATTCTAGACGTACCTGTGCTCATGGTGATTCCAGAAGATCCGGAAGTAAAGAGGGCAAGTGCTTATGGTATACCGCTGGTGGTTAAGAACCCAACGTCTCCAGCAGCCATAGCATATAAACAACTTGCTGCTAAGCTTGCTGGCATAAGATACAGCCCTCCAAGGCCAGAGAGTCCGATAAAGAGGGTGTTTAGAGCTCTATTTGGAGGGAGCAGAAGATGA
- a CDS encoding DUF2095 family protein — MDKKKKRPVDEFPWQEYDKEEFKEKYPHLAKELDEEAELVIEGYRTKEEDEEEPMDFSGYNPTVIDFIRRCETDEEALEIINWMEDHGEITPEFAKELRIKLVKEGVRSFGSKKEWGWYERHRKR, encoded by the coding sequence ATGGACAAAAAGAAAAAGCGTCCAGTTGATGAATTTCCTTGGCAAGAATATGACAAAGAAGAGTTTAAGGAGAAATATCCTCATTTAGCTAAAGAGCTAGACGAAGAGGCAGAGTTAGTTATTGAAGGCTATAGAACAAAGGAAGAAGACGAAGAAGAACCTATGGACTTTTCAGGATATAACCCCACTGTAATAGATTTCATAAGAAGATGTGAAACTGATGAAGAAGCCTTAGAGATTATCAACTGGATGGAAGACCATGGGGAGATAACACCTGAATTTGCCAAAGAACTCCGTATAAAGCTTGTAAAGGAAGGAGTAAGAAGTTTTGGTAGTAAAAAAGAATGGGGATGGTACGAGAGGCATAGAAAACGCTAA
- a CDS encoding geranylgeranylglyceryl/heptaprenylglyceryl phosphate synthase: MLKIGRVESYIHEKLEKEKLHFVLLDPDDVSPDLASKLAQMSEEVGVDAIMVGGSTGAEGEVLDGVVRRIKESSNLPVILFPGSHGGISKYADAIFFMSLLNSTNPFFITGAQALGAFTVKRYGIEPIPMAYIIIEPGETVGWVSDAKPIPRYKPKIAAAYALAGQYMGMRLVYLEAGSGAPEHVPSEMIELVKTVIEVPLIVGGGIRSYKDAKEVVKSGADIIVTGTAIEKAGSLEEARKRLENIIRGIKESKKWCV, encoded by the coding sequence ATGTTGAAGATAGGTAGGGTTGAGTCGTACATTCACGAGAAACTTGAAAAAGAAAAGCTTCACTTTGTTTTACTTGATCCTGACGATGTTTCCCCTGATTTGGCGTCAAAGCTTGCTCAAATGAGTGAGGAAGTTGGTGTTGATGCAATAATGGTTGGGGGTTCTACTGGCGCCGAAGGTGAGGTTTTAGACGGGGTTGTCAGAAGGATAAAAGAGAGTTCTAATCTCCCAGTTATTCTTTTTCCTGGGTCTCATGGAGGGATTAGCAAATATGCGGATGCTATATTCTTTATGAGTCTTTTAAATTCTACAAATCCATTCTTTATAACAGGGGCCCAGGCTTTGGGGGCTTTTACTGTAAAGCGTTATGGTATAGAACCCATTCCAATGGCCTACATCATAATTGAGCCTGGAGAAACTGTAGGGTGGGTGAGTGACGCAAAACCAATTCCCAGGTATAAACCAAAAATAGCTGCTGCCTATGCGCTTGCTGGACAATACATGGGTATGCGTTTAGTATACCTCGAAGCGGGAAGTGGGGCACCAGAACACGTGCCTTCAGAGATGATAGAACTTGTAAAAACTGTTATAGAAGTTCCTCTTATAGTGGGCGGAGGGATTAGAAGTTACAAAGACGCAAAAGAGGTTGTTAAAAGTGGGGCAGATATAATCGTCACTGGCACTGCAATAGAAAAGGCCGGTTCTTTAGAAGAAGCAAGAAAAAGGCTTGAAAATATAATACGAGGGATTAAAGAGAGTAAGAAATGGTGTGTATAG
- a CDS encoding M55 family metallopeptidase — protein sequence MRAFISVDLEGMPFVVSPQHLIEKGALYAEARKIATEITLTAAEALYEAGFSEIVIADSHGPMVNILPEELPEYVYLVRGYPRPIAMIAGAEDSDVALFLGYHAKAGTFHAIFDHTYSGANVGKLELNGVEVSEYLLNAYAVGHYGIPAVLVGGDEKLLEDDVERFTPWAERIPFKRAFSRYSAISPSLKVLKKDLEDGIFKAIEKYRKGGTRPLELEYPIRVRLTFNNSGMADVGELLPGANRVDGKTVEFEAKDIIEAYKAFQLLVFAASGVTSLFRR from the coding sequence ATGCGGGCTTTTATTTCTGTAGACTTAGAGGGAATGCCCTTTGTGGTAAGCCCCCAGCACTTAATTGAAAAAGGGGCACTTTATGCAGAGGCAAGGAAAATAGCCACCGAAATAACATTGACAGCAGCAGAGGCGCTTTACGAAGCAGGCTTTAGTGAGATAGTAATAGCTGACAGTCATGGCCCAATGGTAAATATTCTTCCTGAAGAACTTCCTGAGTATGTTTACTTAGTTAGGGGATATCCAAGGCCGATTGCAATGATAGCAGGAGCAGAAGACTCTGATGTGGCTTTATTCTTGGGATATCACGCAAAAGCTGGAACATTTCATGCTATCTTTGACCACACATACAGTGGAGCAAATGTAGGAAAGCTTGAGCTCAATGGGGTGGAAGTAAGCGAATATCTTCTCAATGCTTATGCAGTTGGTCATTATGGGATTCCTGCAGTTTTGGTAGGGGGTGATGAGAAGCTACTTGAAGATGATGTAGAAAGATTCACTCCTTGGGCAGAAAGGATACCTTTCAAAAGAGCTTTTTCAAGGTACTCTGCTATAAGCCCAAGCCTAAAAGTTTTGAAAAAGGATTTAGAAGACGGTATTTTCAAAGCAATTGAAAAGTACAGGAAAGGTGGAACAAGACCTCTTGAGCTTGAGTATCCTATTAGAGTAAGGCTTACATTTAATAATAGTGGCATGGCTGATGTTGGCGAATTATTACCGGGAGCGAATAGAGTGGATGGAAAAACGGTAGAATTTGAGGCAAAAGATATAATAGAAGCATACAAAGCTTTTCAACTTCTTGTATTTGCTGCCAGTGGAGTTACTTCCCTATTTAGACGTTAA
- a CDS encoding slipin family protein has translation MAFEWVVYVIILVFVLVFLASAIKIVKEYERAVIFRLGRVVGPRGPGLFFIIPIFEKAVIVDLRTQVLDVPVQETITKDNVPVRVNAVVYFRVVDPVKAVTQVKNFIMATSQISQTTLRSVIGQAHLDELLSEREKLNRELQRIIDEATDPWGIKVTAVEIKDVELPAGMQRAMARQAEAERERRARITLAEAERQAAEKLREAAEIISEHPMALQLRTLQTISDVAGDKSNVIVLTLPMEMLKLFRSLSDTAEVAREKMKEEKE, from the coding sequence ATGGCATTTGAATGGGTTGTATATGTGATAATTTTAGTTTTTGTACTGGTGTTTTTGGCATCGGCCATAAAGATAGTCAAGGAATATGAAAGAGCAGTAATCTTCAGACTGGGTAGAGTTGTGGGTCCAAGAGGACCTGGACTCTTCTTCATAATTCCCATTTTCGAAAAGGCAGTAATTGTTGATTTAAGAACCCAAGTTTTAGATGTGCCTGTTCAAGAAACGATTACAAAGGATAATGTCCCAGTAAGGGTTAATGCAGTTGTCTATTTCAGAGTTGTTGACCCTGTAAAAGCAGTGACTCAGGTTAAAAACTTCATCATGGCAACTTCTCAAATCTCTCAGACAACCTTGAGAAGTGTGATAGGTCAAGCACACTTGGATGAGCTTCTTAGTGAGAGAGAAAAGCTAAATAGAGAATTGCAGAGGATAATAGATGAAGCAACCGATCCATGGGGAATAAAAGTTACCGCAGTGGAGATCAAAGACGTTGAGCTTCCAGCAGGAATGCAAAGAGCAATGGCAAGACAAGCTGAGGCAGAAAGAGAAAGAAGAGCTAGGATTACACTTGCAGAGGCTGAAAGACAAGCTGCAGAGAAACTTAGGGAAGCTGCGGAAATCATATCTGAACATCCAATGGCTCTACAACTTAGAACCCTTCAGACGATAAGCGATGTTGCTGGGGATAAGAGCAATGTTATAGTTTTAACACTTCCGATGGAAATGTTAAAGCTATTTAGAAGTTTGTCAGACACAGCTGAAGTTGCTAGGGAGAAGATGAAAGAAGAAAAGGAGTAA
- a CDS encoding radical SAM protein, which produces MAKCELCGYESEEISEAIGVCVNCLRRNPQKALEKVMRSHFQWRELISLPSFPPQNGEISCKICVNECQILEGNPGYCGVIWNKKGKLVPITGSFNYGYLHWYLDPHPTNCVARPVCPEAKHRGFCNLAVFFAGCNLDCLFCQNIEHKYMIKNGNIDPLAGSIISSEELANVAMKREVSCVCYFGGDPTPHAPYAIKTSREIIKRAKDIELTKRICWETNGLENPRIMKEMAKLSIESGGIIKIDWKAYTPSIYQALTGINGEKALQRIKENIKLISSMKTRDESPLLVVSTLVVPHYIDEKEVRKIATYLAKIDPEIPYVLLGFAPQHLMHDILPTSKKQMKEVYHAAKEEGIKEVYIENYWLLR; this is translated from the coding sequence ATGGCGAAGTGTGAATTATGTGGTTACGAGTCTGAAGAAATTAGTGAAGCAATTGGGGTATGTGTTAACTGCCTTAGAAGAAACCCTCAAAAAGCTTTAGAAAAAGTTATGAGATCCCATTTCCAATGGCGAGAGCTGATAAGCCTACCTTCCTTTCCTCCTCAAAACGGAGAAATTTCCTGCAAAATCTGCGTTAATGAATGCCAAATTCTAGAAGGAAATCCTGGCTATTGTGGGGTAATCTGGAACAAAAAAGGAAAATTGGTACCAATAACTGGAAGTTTTAACTATGGATACCTTCACTGGTATCTTGATCCTCACCCCACAAACTGTGTTGCACGACCTGTGTGTCCTGAAGCAAAACACAGAGGATTTTGTAACTTGGCAGTCTTCTTCGCCGGCTGTAACTTAGATTGCCTCTTTTGCCAAAACATAGAGCACAAGTACATGATAAAAAATGGAAATATCGATCCTTTAGCAGGGAGTATCATAAGCTCAGAAGAACTTGCTAATGTTGCTATGAAAAGGGAGGTCTCTTGTGTATGTTACTTCGGTGGAGATCCAACACCACACGCGCCTTATGCAATTAAAACCTCCAGAGAAATCATCAAACGAGCAAAAGATATCGAATTAACAAAAAGGATTTGCTGGGAAACAAATGGCTTAGAGAATCCAAGGATAATGAAGGAAATGGCCAAATTAAGCATTGAAAGTGGAGGAATAATAAAAATTGACTGGAAAGCTTACACACCAAGCATTTACCAAGCTTTAACAGGCATAAACGGAGAAAAAGCCCTCCAAAGAATAAAAGAGAACATAAAACTCATTTCTTCAATGAAAACAAGAGACGAATCTCCACTGTTAGTCGTGAGCACTCTTGTAGTTCCTCATTACATTGACGAGAAGGAGGTAAGAAAAATAGCAACATATCTTGCAAAAATTGATCCAGAGATCCCTTACGTTCTCCTTGGGTTTGCTCCTCAGCACTTAATGCATGATATTCTGCCCACAAGCAAAAAACAAATGAAAGAGGTCTATCATGCAGCTAAAGAAGAAGGTATAAAAGAAGTTTACATAGAAAATTACTGGCTCTTAAGGTAA